A region from the Chitinophaga sp. Cy-1792 genome encodes:
- a CDS encoding helix-turn-helix domain-containing protein, with protein sequence MYLDIASPEKCIFIGYMLHYQQYYPSARLADLIECYWVLHAPDRFMDTPDRLIPGGRVELIFNFEDPADWLITPDNPKGTRLSGPVIMGQRNQVFYVKSTGKTNMLGLRFKPGGLAAFTNLPVSDLLNVLLPAELILGTSVKALEMQLADFPNDNLRIQALDTLLSAALRNTPTDQVVLNMAINMLRKSQDDTSIDHICQQTGWYYKKLERIFLKNIGYTPKYYHKILRFNKAVRFMQTNNTLTAVSHVCNYFDQAHFIRDFRLFTGTTPTQFKKEDNKIADILIKHQSV encoded by the coding sequence TTGTACCTTGATATAGCCTCCCCGGAGAAATGCATTTTTATCGGTTATATGCTTCATTACCAGCAATATTATCCCTCCGCCCGACTGGCTGACTTAATTGAATGCTATTGGGTTTTACATGCACCAGACCGGTTCATGGATACACCAGATCGCCTGATACCCGGCGGCCGGGTGGAACTGATCTTTAATTTTGAGGATCCTGCTGATTGGTTAATAACACCCGATAACCCGAAGGGCACCCGGTTAAGCGGCCCGGTGATAATGGGACAACGTAACCAGGTTTTTTATGTAAAAAGCACTGGCAAAACAAACATGCTGGGACTGCGTTTCAAGCCCGGCGGACTGGCAGCATTTACCAACCTCCCGGTATCTGATTTATTGAATGTCCTTTTACCGGCTGAACTTATTTTAGGAACATCGGTAAAGGCCCTGGAGATGCAGTTAGCGGACTTCCCGAATGATAACCTTCGAATACAGGCATTAGACACCCTTTTAAGCGCCGCCTTAAGAAATACACCAACCGATCAGGTAGTACTGAATATGGCCATTAATATGCTCCGTAAAAGCCAGGACGATACATCTATCGATCATATCTGTCAGCAAACTGGCTGGTATTATAAAAAGCTGGAGCGGATCTTTCTGAAAAATATAGGCTATACACCGAAGTATTACCATAAAATCCTTCGGTTCAATAAAGCGGTCAGGTTTATGCAAACCAACAATACCCTGACTGCTGTCAGTCATGTATGCAATTACTTCGACCAGGCGCATTTTATCCGCGATTTCCGGCTGTTTACCGGCACCACTCCCACCCAGTTCAAAAAAGAAGATAATAAAATAGCGGATATCCTCATCAAACATCAGTCTGTCTAA
- a CDS encoding ATP-binding cassette domain-containing protein — protein sequence MIRFENFCFGYKPGALLYRNLELSLESGKIYGLLGKNGAGKSTLLKNLTGLLYPSSGNVSVNGFNPSGRKPSFLRTIYFIPEEVHVPALTINAYVALFAPFYPAFDRQLLDSYLDKLDVVTAEKLNKLSFGQQKKFIIAFALACNTSVLIMDEPTNGLDIPSKKRFRKLISSTMQEDRLIFISTHQTRDLENLIDQVIIVDNGELLLNAPVDQIGQRLSFKIVEASYAEEQVLYEEENMYGRAVVMANTGGGESRIDLEQLFNAVTGNPVMAKAIFKN from the coding sequence ATGATACGCTTTGAAAACTTCTGTTTTGGCTATAAGCCAGGTGCATTGCTGTATCGGAACCTGGAGCTTTCTTTAGAGTCGGGCAAGATCTATGGCTTGCTTGGGAAAAACGGGGCGGGTAAATCGACCCTGCTGAAAAACCTGACCGGGCTGCTTTATCCATCATCGGGTAATGTGTCTGTAAATGGTTTTAACCCATCCGGGCGGAAGCCTTCTTTTTTACGAACGATCTATTTCATACCTGAAGAAGTACATGTGCCGGCACTGACAATCAATGCCTATGTTGCTCTTTTTGCCCCTTTTTACCCCGCTTTTGACCGGCAGCTGCTGGATAGCTACCTGGACAAACTAGACGTAGTAACAGCGGAAAAACTAAACAAACTTTCATTTGGTCAGCAAAAGAAATTCATCATTGCCTTTGCGCTTGCCTGCAACACCAGCGTCTTAATCATGGATGAACCTACTAACGGGCTTGATATTCCTTCCAAGAAACGTTTCCGAAAGCTGATCTCTTCCACGATGCAGGAGGACCGCCTTATTTTTATCTCTACCCACCAGACCCGTGACCTGGAGAACCTGATAGACCAGGTGATCATTGTAGATAATGGCGAACTATTGTTAAATGCACCTGTTGACCAGATCGGGCAAAGGCTGTCATTTAAAATAGTGGAAGCGTCTTACGCGGAGGAGCAGGTTTTATATGAAGAGGAGAATATGTATGGCCGTGCCGTGGTGATGGCCAACACCGGAGGGGGAGAAAGCCGTATTGACCTGGAGCAGCTGTTTAACGCGGTCACCGGAAATCCGGTGATGGCAAAAGCAATTTTTAAAAATTAA
- a CDS encoding GntR family transcriptional regulator, whose amino-acid sequence MVFNDRTALYLQIALYMCEQILLKKWKPEEKVLSIRDLGDLIEISPNTVQRAYDFLQQRNIIINKRGIGFFVAPDAEEHILLFRREQFMENELPEMLRNLYLLKIDMKQVNALYEEFVKNNFLNKE is encoded by the coding sequence ATGGTTTTTAATGATAGGACGGCTTTATATCTTCAGATCGCACTGTATATGTGTGAGCAGATTCTCCTGAAAAAGTGGAAGCCGGAAGAAAAGGTGCTTAGTATCCGTGACCTGGGCGATTTAATTGAGATCAGTCCCAATACGGTGCAGCGCGCCTATGATTTTCTGCAGCAGCGTAACATCATCATTAATAAACGTGGCATAGGTTTTTTTGTGGCACCTGATGCAGAAGAACATATCCTGCTGTTTCGCCGGGAACAATTTATGGAGAATGAGTTACCGGAAATGCTACGCAATCTCTACCTGCTTAAAATTGACATGAAACAAGTAAATGCGCTGTATGAGGAGTTCGTAAAAAATAACTTTTTAAACAAAGAGTGA